CTGGGccccgggggctgggggctgaggggagTGAGACCAACCAGGACCATGACTTTGAGTGGTGAGGTCAACCTAGTCCTGGGCTGAGGCCCCTGATGGGAAAGAGCAGGGTCACCACACGTCGGGCCACCGAGTCTGGAGTCACCCCAGCCTTGGGGAATGGAATGTTTGGATTTGAGCTATTTTTAGGGAAACAGATCAGAACTCGATCTAAATTTGATCACATATGTAAACGAGTTAAGTTggttttactttattataaaagttaACAAAACTGACAGAGGCTATAGAGAAGTATCAGAACCTTCcctcagcttttccttttatCCTCCTGGGGATGCTGGAGTGGAGATGCTGTGAGGGCCTCGCCTCCTCCTGGGCCCAGGCAAGGTGGTAGATCTGCTTCCTTGCCTTCTTTTTATTGTCACTGTGACTTTGCCAGAACCCTGGACCTGACTTGGTTCTGCTGCTGGACATGCCCTCAGGTCAGTGACCCTGAGTCAGTAGATGGGCCTTTGAACCAGCAGTTAGCTCCccgggaggggcaggcagggggagcCAGGGACCCCCGGCCGCAGACAGTGCACCTTCTTCGTGTTCTGCCGGGGCGGGATGGAAGCGTGGTGCGGTCTGTGTGTTAGAAGAGGCCTCACGGGGTCCTCTGAGGAGCTGACCCTAGCACGGGAGGGCTCGGGGCCGGCATCCTCTGAGAGACCTGGAAGTGAGGAGAACCACTGAGGCCAGACCGCAGAGGTCTGTCTGTGCAGCCACAGCCATCCGGAAGCTTCCTAGGTTGCCTCGGGCGGGGGGAGTAACTGTGGAACCCAACCCACATGTCACTTGTTCACAAgcctgcatgaccttgggcaggtttctTACTGTGTTCTCATTTCCCCGTCTGTGAAGAGGGAAGATGCGGCTCCCTTGTGGAGCCGTGGGGGGCCAAGTGCACTAACCCTCGTCAGGCTCCCGGGACAGCGCTGGCTCTGGTGAGCACTGAGGCAGTGAACCGTGCCGTCCATGTGACTCCTTCCTAATTCTTGTTTAGCTGTCTCTCCTCTGTTGTGTTAAGCCAGATTTGCTCACAGTGTTGTGACAATAAAGATGACTTAGTTTAGCATAACAGGAGCTCACGTGAGTGCTCGGTTAACGTGAGCCGTTTAACAACTTGATTCACTCCTATAAAAGCGGTCGGTTCGGACGTGGCCAGTGGAGGCGCCACCCCAGCAGCAGCACCCAGCCGTCCTGTTCCCGGGCGCGGGTTCCGAGAACGGCGTTGGCTTTCTTTTCAGGAGGTTAGGCGTGAAGAGCCTCCGCCGCTTGGCGGGTCCCCGCGTCCTGGACTGCGCCGGCTGCCGCTCTGCTGGTTGGACACCGTGGGCCGCTGGCCTCCCAGGCCGGGGCTCCCCAGGGTGCCCCAGAGCCGCCGGCTTCACGTACTTGTGTGGCTGGGGGACGGGTGACTTGTCCAGAGGCACTTAGTGACCTCAAAGACCTTATCCGGCACTCGGCTCTCCTAAACTACCCAGCGGTGACTAGCCAACGGGCCGCTGAGAAAGGACCGTTGGTTCTGAGCTGCAGAAGAGAGGTCTATCATAAATTCCGGGTGGTTTTTTTCCAACTATAGATTTAATTGATTATTTCTAGGAACATAATTGGTGTGAAACAAAAGTGTCATAGTGTGGAAGGGGCTACTTTAAATCTCTCTGGCATCTGCTATTACCCCGGACAGAGAGGACGAAACAGGCCAGAGACCTCATTTTCAAAAGTCTTTTTCTTTGGCTGCCAAGCAGTGTTCTTGTTCCTTAGGTGACTCTAGGTTGGGGAATAAAATTGAAGGTTCAGTAATTATGGATTTGGCGCCCATTTCGCTTGTGTGGACATCTAAAAACACGtgcatttaggggtgcctgggtgactcagtgagtttaagcgtccaactctgggttttgtctccggtcatgatctcacggttcttgagttcaagccctgcgtctgcctctgtgctgacagctcagagcctggagcctgcttcggattctgtgtctcccgctccctccccccacccccgctcgtTCACACGcgctctctcgaaaataaacattacaagaagttttttaaaaatacgtgCATTTATATTCAGCTTGGTGTGTTTTTTAATTGATGAAGAGATGCATGCCAGTGTACGTTGACTTTTCTTTGCAGTACTCTCCTGTTTAATCTTGAGCTGTTCCCACTTTTACACCATCCTGTCCTATCTTGAAGACTGGGCATTTCAGgtgaattgtattttattttttcaggtgaATTTTATTAGCAAACCATATACCTCAAAGGTCGTGCGCCAAGCAAGACCCAAAGGAACAAAATGTGTGGTGTTTGAGTTTTGCTTTGGTGACCTCCCTGTGCTGTTTAAAACTGCTTGCTTGTGGTGTAAGATGTGTATGGGAAGACAGGGCTGGCTCTTGGCCGTCTTTCCCGCCAGCTCTGATGTGTCCATTTGGCCAGTGAGCCCCAGGCCGGACCCAGAACCACGTTCGCCCTGCTGGCGCCCTTGCTGATCTTTAGAGGATGTCGAACGGGCTTGCAAGGCCGCTGGggtggtttttccttttcttgtcttttttctttcttcgtCAGTCTGTGGATTTTGCCCCGTAAGTATCGCGTGGCGTGGCGTGTAGGTAGAGTCTGCCTATTATTACATGGCTCTCTCCTTCCAATCTGTTACGCAGGCAGTCGTGGCCAACCAAGATCGACGTGCCCCAGGACCTGGAGGATGATCTCACGGCCACTCCTCTGTCCCACGGGACCGTCCCTCAGTCTCCTGCTCGGGCTGCCGACGGCGTCCTCAACGGCCACAGGAGCAAAGGCCTGTGTGACTCGGCCAAGAAAGACGACCTCCCCGAGTTGGCCGGACCGGCGCTCTCCACGGTGTCCCCTGCGAGCTTGAAGCCCACGGCCGGCGGGCGCAAGTGCCTGTTCCGGGTGGAGGAGGAcgaagaggaagatgaggaggacaAGAAGCCCGTGTCCCTCTCGACGCAGGTGGTTCTGCGCCGGAAGCCCTCGGTCACCAACCGGCTGACGTCGAGGAAGAGCGCGCCCGTCCTCAACCAGATCTTTGAGGAAGGGGAGTCCGACGACGAGTTCGACATGGATGAGAACCTGCCTCCCAAGCTGAGCCGGCTGAAGATGAACATCGCCTCCCCGGGCACCGTGCACAAGCGCTACCACCGCAGGAAAAGCCAGGGCCGCGGCTCCAGCTGCAGCAGCTCGGAGACCAGCGACGACGACTCCGAGAGCCGCCGGCGGCTGGACAAAGACGGCGGCTTCACCTACTCCTGGCACCGGCGGGATAGCGGCGAGGGGCCCCCCGGGAGCGAGGGCGACGGCGGGGGCCAGGGCAAGCCgagcgacggcggcggcggcggcgcggacAAGGCCAGCCCGAGCGAgagcggcgcgggcggcggcagCCCCGCGGGCGGCTCGGGGGGCAAGCCCGCGGGCACGTCGGGCAGCACGCGCCGCTGCGCCGGCCCCGGGCCCGGGGAGCTGGTCCAGagcctcaaactcatgagcctCTGCCTGGGCTCGCAGCTGCACGGCGGCGCCAGGTACATTCTCGACCCGCAGGGCGGCTTGCCGTTCTCCAGCGTGAAGGTGCAGGAGAAGTCCACGTGGAAGATGTGCATCAGCTCGACGGGGGGCGCGGGGCCGGGCCCCGGCGCGGGCGGCGTCAAGTTTTTCTCCGACCACGTGGCCGACGGCGCCGCGGAGCTCGAACGGATAAAGAGCAAGAACCTGAAAAACAACGTGCTCCAGCTACCTCTGTGCGAAAAGACCATCTCTGTGAACATCCAGCGGAACCCTAAGGACGGGCTGCTGTGCGCCTCCAGCCAGGCCAGCTGCTGCCACGTCATCTGACCGCGGCCCCGCCGGCCCCTGgcacccgccccccgccgcccgccgcccgcccagAGCCGCCCGCCCAGAGCGGtgcgccccggcccggcccgcccgcCCCTCCGGCCGCTCTCCGCGCTTCCTCCCTTCGAGGGGGCGTTCGGAGCAGTTATTTATTACCTTCGCGTTTGTTCGCCTGCCGACGTGACAATGCATGGTCTTCGTGCATGCTGCTAGacactgcttttcttttccagcCGAAAAGTCTCTTgtgtcatttttacatttataattttaatgcgGATGATcaggattaaattaaaatgtacatttggGACCTAAGATACACGGAGCACTTAGAAATTGGATGTCCTGCACTTAATCTAGAGAGAAAAAATGCTTCTGTCTCCTTGGGAGAAACGTAAATTCCCCTCCTGACCTTCTGCGAGAACGGAAACTCCGTGCCCTGAGGCACACGCCGTGCTGTCCGAGACCGAACCAAAGCAATAACGTTGTGTTGCCGCCGGGCCTGGAGCctgcgagcgagcgagcgagcgagcgagcgagcgagcgagcgagcgagcaagcgCGTGCGAGCCCCGCCTCCCGAGGCCCGAGCCCCGCCTCCCGAGGCCCGTGAGGGGCGGAGTACAGCGAGCGTCTGCACTGAGAACCTTAAAACCATGATTTCAATACACCCACACCTGTTTGTCTTAAGCTCTAGTGTGAAAACAAGGTTGGGCTCGTAAAATTTAACTGaaagattttcttgttttgtactAGGTGAGATAAAGTACTTAGATTTATAAGGCAGCTTCCCCCGTAGTGGTAAATT
This genomic stretch from Acinonyx jubatus isolate Ajub_Pintada_27869175 chromosome C2, VMU_Ajub_asm_v1.0, whole genome shotgun sequence harbors:
- the SNRK gene encoding SNF-related serine/threonine-protein kinase isoform X2, encoding MRRSILSSLYIFSSVGPAWQDSSEGEKVAVKVIDKTKLDTLATGHLFQEVRCMKLVQHPNIVRLYEVIDTQTKLYLILELGDGGDMFDYIMKHEEGLNEDLAKKYFAQIVHAISYCHKLHVVHRDLKPENVVFFEKQGLVKLTDFGFSNKFQPGKKLTTSCGSLAYSAPEILLGDEYDAPAVDIWSLGVILFMLVCGQPPFQEANDSETLTMIMDCKYTVPSHVSKECKDLITRMLQRDPKRRASLEEIENHPWLQGVDPSPATKYNIPLVSYKNLSEEEHNSIIQRMVLGDIADRDAIVEALETNRYNHITATYFLLAERILREKQEKEIQTRSASPSNIKAQFRQSWPTKIDVPQDLEDDLTATPLSHGTVPQSPARAADGVLNGHRSKGLCDSAKKDDLPELAGPALSTVSPASLKPTAGGRKCLFRVEEDEEEDEEDKKPVSLSTQVVLRRKPSVTNRLTSRKSAPVLNQIFEEGESDDEFDMDENLPPKLSRLKMNIASPGTVHKRYHRRKSQGRGSSCSSSETSDDDSESRRRLDKDGGFTYSWHRRDSGEGPPGSEGDGGGQGKPSDGGGGGADKASPSESGAGGGSPAGGSGGKPAGTSGSTRRCAGPGPGELVQSLKLMSLCLGSQLHGGARYILDPQGGLPFSSVKVQEKSTWKMCISSTGGAGPGPGAGGVKFFSDHVADGAAELERIKSKNLKNNVLQLPLCEKTISVNIQRNPKDGLLCASSQASCCHVI
- the SNRK gene encoding SNF-related serine/threonine-protein kinase isoform X3 gives rise to the protein MLVCGQPPFQEANDSETLTMIMDCKYTVPSHVSKECKDLITRMLQRDPKRRASLEEIENHPWLQGVDPSPATKYNIPLVSYKNLSEEEHNSIIQRMVLGDIADRDAIVEALETNRYNHITATYFLLAERILREKQEKEIQTRSASPSNIKAQFRQSWPTKIDVPQDLEDDLTATPLSHGTVPQSPARAADGVLNGHRSKGLCDSAKKDDLPELAGPALSTVSPASLKPTAGGRKCLFRVEEDEEEDEEDKKPVSLSTQVVLRRKPSVTNRLTSRKSAPVLNQIFEEGESDDEFDMDENLPPKLSRLKMNIASPGTVHKRYHRRKSQGRGSSCSSSETSDDDSESRRRLDKDGGFTYSWHRRDSGEGPPGSEGDGGGQGKPSDGGGGGADKASPSESGAGGGSPAGGSGGKPAGTSGSTRRCAGPGPGELVQSLKLMSLCLGSQLHGGARYILDPQGGLPFSSVKVQEKSTWKMCISSTGGAGPGPGAGGVKFFSDHVADGAAELERIKSKNLKNNVLQLPLCEKTISVNIQRNPKDGLLCASSQASCCHVI
- the SNRK gene encoding SNF-related serine/threonine-protein kinase isoform X1, translated to MAGFKRGYDGKIAGLYDLDKTLGRGHFAVVKLARHVFTGEKVAVKVIDKTKLDTLATGHLFQEVRCMKLVQHPNIVRLYEVIDTQTKLYLILELGDGGDMFDYIMKHEEGLNEDLAKKYFAQIVHAISYCHKLHVVHRDLKPENVVFFEKQGLVKLTDFGFSNKFQPGKKLTTSCGSLAYSAPEILLGDEYDAPAVDIWSLGVILFMLVCGQPPFQEANDSETLTMIMDCKYTVPSHVSKECKDLITRMLQRDPKRRASLEEIENHPWLQGVDPSPATKYNIPLVSYKNLSEEEHNSIIQRMVLGDIADRDAIVEALETNRYNHITATYFLLAERILREKQEKEIQTRSASPSNIKAQFRQSWPTKIDVPQDLEDDLTATPLSHGTVPQSPARAADGVLNGHRSKGLCDSAKKDDLPELAGPALSTVSPASLKPTAGGRKCLFRVEEDEEEDEEDKKPVSLSTQVVLRRKPSVTNRLTSRKSAPVLNQIFEEGESDDEFDMDENLPPKLSRLKMNIASPGTVHKRYHRRKSQGRGSSCSSSETSDDDSESRRRLDKDGGFTYSWHRRDSGEGPPGSEGDGGGQGKPSDGGGGGADKASPSESGAGGGSPAGGSGGKPAGTSGSTRRCAGPGPGELVQSLKLMSLCLGSQLHGGARYILDPQGGLPFSSVKVQEKSTWKMCISSTGGAGPGPGAGGVKFFSDHVADGAAELERIKSKNLKNNVLQLPLCEKTISVNIQRNPKDGLLCASSQASCCHVI